TGTACCAAGGCCTAATTCTGTAGCTGCTAATGTCATATGGTCAATTGCTATTCCAAGATCCACATCACTATAATCTTTTCCATCACTTCTTCTCCAAGAAATACTATGATCTGAGCAAGCCACTATAATAGCAGGCGCTTTTGAAAACCATGACTTAGAATAAACTTGAGATATTTTTTCTATCATCTCTTTATCATTAATGATAATAAAGTGCCACGGCTGAAAATTAACTGCTGAAGGTGCTATTCTTGCCGCTTCAACTATATTTAATAACTTTTCCTTCTCCACCTCTTTGTCTTGATATTTTCTAACAGAATATCTTCTTTTTGCCAACTCTAAAAAATCCATATTTGCCTCCTTTTTTTCCTTTAACACCATCATAACATACTCGTTTTATGTGTAAAAGTCATAAATAACATTAAAAAAAGTGCACCTCCAAACGTTAGTTTTTCTCTAACATTTAAGGTGCACTTTTTTTATAACTGTTGCTTTATATATACATTAATTATTTATTGTATGAATGGTCCTACTATTTCGTAGAAATCATCCCAATTAATGTTACCTCTTTCATCTCTAATCAGTTCAGCAAGATTGTTTAGCTTGTCAATATCTTCTTGAGTGATTGCTAATTCTTCTCCAGAAGCATTAACTGATTTTTCTCCATCAAA
This genomic interval from Natranaerovirga hydrolytica contains the following:
- a CDS encoding nitroreductase family protein; the protein is MDFLELAKRRYSVRKYQDKEVEKEKLLNIVEAARIAPSAVNFQPWHFIIINDKEMIEKISQVYSKSWFSKAPAIIVACSDHSISWRRSDGKDYSDVDLGIAIDHMTLAATELGLGTCWVCAFNSYQCHTLLELPRSMEVVALLPVGYPLNESDIERHQTQRKTINEIISWNKYKN